CTGCATCGCTTCGGGAGAGATCTGTTTCATCGGACGCCCGTGGCGATCGCAGAAGTGTTTTAAGAAGTGTTCGACCAGCAGCGGGATGTCCTCGCGGCGCTGCCGCAGCGACGGGACTTCGATTGGGATCACGTTCAAGCGATAGAACAGATCTTCGCGAAAGGTCCCCTCTTCGATCATCGCCTGCACCGACTTGTTCGTCGCCGAAACGATCCGCACGTTGGCTGAAAGCAGTTGTTCACCTCCGACGCGGATGAACTGGCCCGATTCGAGCACTCGCAGCAGATCGACTTGGCTCTTGGCCGACATCTCGGTGACTTCGTCCAGGAACAGGGTCCCGCCGCTGGCCTGTTCGAAGCATCCCGGTTTCTGCCGCGAGGCACCGCTGAAGGATCCCTTCTCGTGGCCAAACAGTTCGCTTTCGAGCAGCGATTCGGGCATCGCACCGAGGTTGACGGCGACAAACGGTCCATCGCCGCGGGGGCTGAGATCGTGGACCGCTCTGGCGATCAGCTCCTTCCCCGTCCCGCTCTCCCCTTGGATCATCACCGTCGCTTCGGTCGTCGCAACCTGCCGGATCTGATGGAACACATCCTGCATCGCGGCGCAGGTGCCAAGGATGTTGGAGATCTGCCCGGCGTCGGCCAATCGGCTGCGCAGTTGTTGGTTTTCGATCCGCAGCGCATGGTGCTGCCGCGCTTTGCGAACCTGTTGCCGGACGAGGTTCAGGTCCAATGGTTTGGAGATGAAGTCGAACGCGCCGGCTCGCATCGCATCGACAGCCGTTTCAACGGTGCCATGAGCGGTGATCACGATCACGGCGGTCTGGGGATGAGTTTGCCCAAGCTGGCGGAGCAGTTCGATTCCGTCGATCTTGCCGCCCAGGCGGACGTCGGCGATCACCAGCTGATAAGTCGACTGTTCGAACTTGTCGAGCGCCGCTTCGGCGTCGCTGGCGGTCTCGACGCGATCGGCTTCGCCAGCCAAGCCCTTGGCCAGACCCGATCGGATGTTGGGTTCGTCGTCGACGATTAGAACGCTAAAGTCCGATGTTTTCATTCCTGGGTACCTCGAGGCAGCAGCACGGTGAATTCGGTTCCATCGGGGCTGGTGCGGAAATCGATACTGCCATCGTGTTGGCGGATGATCTTGTCGCAGAGCGCAAGCCCCATCCCGGTCCCTTCGCTGCGGGTCGTGAAATAGGGATCAAAGATTTGTGATTGGATCTCTGGAAGGATCCCGTTGCCGGTGTCGGCGATGTCGATGCGAATCTGGTCGTTGAGTTGGCCGACGCGGAATCGCAGCAGACCTCCGTCGGGCATCGCCGCCATCGCGTTGAGAGCCAGGTTTAAGAAGACCTGTTCCAAGCGAACCGAATCGGCTTGGATCAAGCCGAGCATTTCGGGGGGCGATTCAATTTTGATCTTCACCTGTTGCTGGTCGGCTTGAGGTCGCAGCAGGCGAACCAGTTTATCGATCAACAGCGTGACATCGACCGCCGATCGACCGATCTCCGACATCGAGGCGTAGTTGCGGAATCCGTCCAAGACATTGTTGATCCGCTGGACTTCGGTCTGCAGGACGTCCAGCAGTTCGGCGACCTCCGGATCGTACGGTTCGCTGGCAAGATGTTCGCACAACAATTGGATATGAATCGAGACGGCACTCAGTGGGTTCTTGATTTCATGCTGCAGTCCGGCGGCCAGAGACCCGAGTCCCATGTAACGCTCCATCCGACGCAGCCGTTCTTCGATCAGCGCCTTTTCGGTGACATCGCGAACGTGCAGCACGGTGCCGATATCTTCTCCCTGCTGATTGCTTAACAGCGTGCATCCGGCGCGAAGCGTCTGCCGATGGCCGTTGCTTGTCACGCAGTAATCGCGGTCGCGGATCGCATCGTGGTAGGTGCGGACCTCGCTGCAGATCGAATCGAGCAGAGCATGTTCATCACCTAGGTCGGAAAGATACTGTCCCACGCCTTCGTTGTCGGGGCTGCCGAGCAACGTTTGTGCCCGCGGGTTGGTGCTGCTGATCCTCCCGTTGCGATCGGTCGTAATCACACCCGCATCCATGCTGGCGAGAATGTCGGTTGCGAGAACTTTGACGGCTCGCAGCGAGCGTTCGCTGCTCAGATAGCCGCGGACGACAAGCGCCAAAGCGATCGTGGTGCCGCTGAGATTGACGACCAGCAGGATCGTCAGCATCCGATCGAGACGCAGTTCGCCCAGCAGTCCCTCTGCCGCCGCGGCATCGCTGGGTGGGAGATGTAGCACCAAGCGGGCCATGATCTCATGTTCGTGATGGACGTCCAGCAGGATCTTGCCGGTCAGCAGCAGGGACGTCAGGCTCAGGACGGCCAGCCCCGCAGCAATCCGCCGGATCCCGCGGCCAATTGGTCCATCTTGAATTTCAAACATGAGTGGCTCGAGCGGATCGGCCCGGTGGAAAAGCGGGCTACGGATTGTGAAGGGGCGCTGCAGCGGATGCTTCATATATAAGGCATCGTTGTTGGTTTCCCAACCATGCGGATTGTAAATCGCAGGTTCTGGTAGCGCCCGCTCAGCAAGGGGGCGTACTTGAGTCGAACCCTGGGCGGTTGATTCTGCTGGTAAGCCCTCCCCGAAAAACTCGCTGAAGGCTCGTTTTTCGACCCTCCCAGTTCCGCCGGGCGGGTGAAGGCCGGGCGCTTCACCCGCCCCCAAACGCAGTTTGAAGGGGAGGGTCGAACGAGTGAAGCGATGTTCGGGGAGGAGCGTCTGTTGAGTCACTCCTGTGCGTTTCTCCACGTTGTTAAGCCCTCCCCGAAAAACTCGCTGAAGGCTCGTTCTTCGACCCTCCCAGCTTCGCCGGGCGGGTGAAGGCCGGGCGATTCACCCTCCCCCAAACGCAGTTTGTTGGGGAGGGTCGAACGAGCGAAGCGATGTTCGGGGAGGGGTGTCTGCGATGTTGCCTGCAGCAAATTGCACGATTGCTGCCAAATTTTGGCTCGACGCTGTGCTCTTTGGGCGGGTTGTAGCGGTTGGCTTTTTGTCGGTTCAGCCGCCTGGTAGGGCTCGCCGAAATTTGTCGTATGTTCTCCATGGGTGGGTGGGAACAGATGTTCGAATGGAAGGGAGAGTGGCGGTTATGGGATACCCTTTAGAACAAGCGACACGAGGCCGTGGATGGTGCCGCGCGGTGTTGGCGTCGATGGGTGTCGTGCTGCTTGGCAGTTTGACGACGCTCGATGCGCAAGAGCCTGTTCTTTTGCCAGCTGTCACCGACCAGCCGCAGGTCGAAAGCGAATCGAACATCCAGTGGGAACTGCAGCGGTTGCAGCAGCAGATCGATGAACTGCGTGCCGGGGCGGTGACGCCGGTGGTCTGTAGCCCCGATCCGATTGCGAAGCCCAAATTTCCTTCGGTGCGAGTCACGGGACTGATCCAAACTGATGCGCTTTGGTTCGACCAAGACGAAGCGAACCGCACGACGCTTGGTGCCGGCGATCCGGTTCGCGGAGACATCCAGGACGGCGCCGATTTTCGTCGCGCCCGACTGGCCGCGACTGGGCAGGCTTGGGACAACGTCAGCTATATGCTGGAGATGGACTTCGGGTTTCCCGGGCGTCCGAGTTTTATGGATGTCTGGTTGGACATCGATGACGTGGTCGGATCGAACAACCTGCGGATCGGTCAGTTTCGCCAACCGTTTGGCATGGACGGGCTGACAAGCGTCCGAGAGATGACGTTTCTCGAACGCGGTTTGCCATTCGCCTTCCTGCCGTTTCGCCAGATCGGTGCGACGCTGTATGGCTGCGACAGCGATGAAGTCATGACCTGGGCGGTTTCGGGTTTCCGGTATCCCACCGACTTCAACGGTGGCAACATCGGCGACAACGGCGGCTATGGCATGGCGGCTCGGTTGACCGGTCTGTTGATGAACAATGGCCCCGGTCGCGGATTGGTTCATCTTGGCGGCGGATACAGTTTTGTCGATCCATCGAACGACAGCTTCCAGTATCGCAGTCAGCCCGAGGTCGGCATATTCGAAACGGGTGGCGGAGTGCCCGCGGCCGCTCCCACGTTCGTGCCACCCTTTGTCGACACCGGCATATTTCAAGCGAACAACAGCAATCTGTTCAACGTCGAATTTGCGACAGCTCTCGGTTCGTTCTACTCGCAAAGCGAGTTCTACTTCGTCGTCGTCGATCGCCCCGGTCAATCGACTGTTGGGTTCACGGGAGCCTATTCGCAAGTCGGTTACTTTTTGACCGGCGAATCGCGGACCTACAACAGCAAGGGGGGCGTGTTTGGCCGCGTCAAGCCAAATCATAGCGTCGGTAGAGGCGGTGGTTTGGGAGCTTGGGAAGTCGCCGGGCGATGGTCTTATCTGGATCTCACCGACGACGATATCCTCGGCGGTACGCTTAACGATCTGACAGCCGGTTTGAATTGGTACATAAACCCCTTCACCAAGTTCCAGTTCAACTACATCTACGCGATGTTAGATAATCCGATCTACGGCGACAGCGAAGCGGGGATCTTTGCGATGCGAGCTCAGGTCGACTTCTAAATGAGTCGTTCACGGAGCCAGCGGGATGTCGCGAAATTGGCGATGGCACGATTTGCAATTTGCCTCGATCCGATCGGTGAATTGTCGCCGCACATCGTTGGGCAAGCCCTGGCGAATCGCAGCTTCTAACCCCGCCGCTGCATCGCGGCTGTCGCGGATCGATTGCTGGAAAGCTTGCGACTGGGGAGCGTCCCTATCGCGAAGCATCTCGGTGAAGTGCTCCCGCATCAACAGCGCTTCGTGAGCTGGGTCGAGGTCGGGATGTTTGTCGGAGACTTTCCAGTCGGCGGCGGCTAGCCGCTTGAGGTTGTCGTGCGTCTGCTCGATCGCAATCATCTGTTCGACCATCGGCGGTGGGCTGACTTGCGCTTCAAAGCGAACCTGCAATGCGTCCAGTTCGGCGGTGGCGATCGGCTGGGCTGATTTGGCGGCGCGATAGAGTCCTTGGTAATTCGGGCTGGTTCCAGCCAGCTGCAGAATCGCGGTGGCGTCGCCGGCTGGAATCTGCCCAGCAGCGACGCATGCGACGGTGGCCGCGGCGGGGCTGCGATGTTTCCCGTGGTGGCAATGAATGTAGATCGCCCCTTCGAGATCGCGAACCGCTTTCGCCAGCTCTTGAACTCGCGCGGATGGGATCCCGTTGTAACCGTGCGGCAGGTGGACGTATCGGAGCCCGAACCGCGATGCCATCGCGACGTCGGGCCGGGCGCCGTCGACGCTGATGATCGTCTTGACTCCCAGCGATCGCAGTTCGGCAAAGGCTTGTTCGTCTTC
Above is a genomic segment from Rosistilla ulvae containing:
- a CDS encoding OprO/OprP family phosphate-selective porin; translated protein: MGYPLEQATRGRGWCRAVLASMGVVLLGSLTTLDAQEPVLLPAVTDQPQVESESNIQWELQRLQQQIDELRAGAVTPVVCSPDPIAKPKFPSVRVTGLIQTDALWFDQDEANRTTLGAGDPVRGDIQDGADFRRARLAATGQAWDNVSYMLEMDFGFPGRPSFMDVWLDIDDVVGSNNLRIGQFRQPFGMDGLTSVREMTFLERGLPFAFLPFRQIGATLYGCDSDEVMTWAVSGFRYPTDFNGGNIGDNGGYGMAARLTGLLMNNGPGRGLVHLGGGYSFVDPSNDSFQYRSQPEVGIFETGGGVPAAAPTFVPPFVDTGIFQANNSNLFNVEFATALGSFYSQSEFYFVVVDRPGQSTVGFTGAYSQVGYFLTGESRTYNSKGGVFGRVKPNHSVGRGGGLGAWEVAGRWSYLDLTDDDILGGTLNDLTAGLNWYINPFTKFQFNYIYAMLDNPIYGDSEAGIFAMRAQVDF
- a CDS encoding cytochrome c, whose protein sequence is MIRHSLPIVALALLQSAAAPLHFASDAAAQSPPAAADRAIAAHRVQASHLPNPVQIGDKVISGGLPEDEQAFAELRSLGVKTIISVDGARPDVAMASRFGLRYVHLPHGYNGIPSARVQELAKAVRDLEGAIYIHCHHGKHRSPAAATVACVAAGQIPAGDATAILQLAGTSPNYQGLYRAAKSAQPIATAELDALQVRFEAQVSPPPMVEQMIAIEQTHDNLKRLAAADWKVSDKHPDLDPAHEALLMREHFTEMLRDRDAPQSQAFQQSIRDSRDAAAGLEAAIRQGLPNDVRRQFTDRIEANCKSCHRQFRDIPLAP
- a CDS encoding two-component system sensor histidine kinase NtrB, coding for MFEIQDGPIGRGIRRIAAGLAVLSLTSLLLTGKILLDVHHEHEIMARLVLHLPPSDAAAAEGLLGELRLDRMLTILLVVNLSGTTIALALVVRGYLSSERSLRAVKVLATDILASMDAGVITTDRNGRISSTNPRAQTLLGSPDNEGVGQYLSDLGDEHALLDSICSEVRTYHDAIRDRDYCVTSNGHRQTLRAGCTLLSNQQGEDIGTVLHVRDVTEKALIEERLRRMERYMGLGSLAAGLQHEIKNPLSAVSIHIQLLCEHLASEPYDPEVAELLDVLQTEVQRINNVLDGFRNYASMSEIGRSAVDVTLLIDKLVRLLRPQADQQQVKIKIESPPEMLGLIQADSVRLEQVFLNLALNAMAAMPDGGLLRFRVGQLNDQIRIDIADTGNGILPEIQSQIFDPYFTTRSEGTGMGLALCDKIIRQHDGSIDFRTSPDGTEFTVLLPRGTQE
- a CDS encoding sigma-54-dependent transcriptional regulator; this translates as MKTSDFSVLIVDDEPNIRSGLAKGLAGEADRVETASDAEAALDKFEQSTYQLVIADVRLGGKIDGIELLRQLGQTHPQTAVIVITAHGTVETAVDAMRAGAFDFISKPLDLNLVRQQVRKARQHHALRIENQQLRSRLADAGQISNILGTCAAMQDVFHQIRQVATTEATVMIQGESGTGKELIARAVHDLSPRGDGPFVAVNLGAMPESLLESELFGHEKGSFSGASRQKPGCFEQASGGTLFLDEVTEMSAKSQVDLLRVLESGQFIRVGGEQLLSANVRIVSATNKSVQAMIEEGTFREDLFYRLNVIPIEVPSLRQRREDIPLLVEHFLKHFCDRHGRPMKQISPEAMQTLVAAKWPGNVRQLRNVVERMVVTHTDDLIHDHQLPQELQLQASSNAPSATACTLAEAVERCERETISAAMAACDCHRENTAKRLGVSVRTLHYKMSRYGLH